The following nucleotide sequence is from Hylaeus volcanicus isolate JK05 chromosome 3, UHH_iyHylVolc1.0_haploid, whole genome shotgun sequence.
GCAGCATAGTTgagtcatttttcattatgttATCAGTAGCTGGTATTTTATGGCTTCGTTATAAACAACCTAATATGAATCGACCAATTAAGGTGACTTTATTAAATgctattgtaaaatgaaaattacacattttaattaatatattttacagatgCCCTTATGGATTCCTGTCACATTCGTGGCTATATGTGCATTTTTAGTATTTGTTCCTTGCTATGAAAGACCATACGAAGTTGGTATAGGTGCCTTGATAACTTTATCTGGTATTCCAGCTTATTTTATTGGTATCAAGTGGAAAAACAAACCAATGTGGTTTCAACAAATTAATcgtatgtaattaattttatatgtaatgtgattagttttatttatgcattttttatactttaacaattttacaatcttTCGGTTTTAGTTGAAATCACTCACgctattcaaaaattatttatgtctgCCACGGAGGAACAAGATTTCTAAATTcaagtattataaatttgaaaataattaaacctGAAAACAATTTATGACATTGCTTTAATGCTAATCATGTATGTAATTGTAACCTCTCTATCGCTAACAAAGAACACAGATTGTGTTCTTTGTAAACAGAGAATGTACATATGAAATAAGTACGGTTGCTCTGTATCTTacacaaatcatttattattattatgtattataatttatttttgaaagttgGAAAAGTATTTTGGTTGTACATAGTGTGATTGTTTACATATTACTTCTAATAATCGTGTTCCTCTTTGTGAGAATGTCATAATAAACGCGTGTGATACTTAGAGATGAAAATCTATTCTTGtaagtattaatatattttctattttatacatcttactttactaaaaatatattaaaaaataaaacagtaaccttaaaaattaagtatctttgttcaaaaacttttacatatatgtagtattaattcttcattattttgattatatttttaatgttgcgtatttcaaaaaataatatatgatagTATTGATTATAACTTCTGTGatgtaaataatgtacattacatttacataatattacatattaatgcaaaataaatttgtatagttACTTCAAATCAAATGTTTCAAcaagtacaaataaatataaatatgaatattattaattgtaattctaattttcatatttaaaattgtaataaaataataatttttgatgCAACTTGAACACATAATTGAAaacacaattaaaattttacgtttattACGATGAGGTAACTGGAACAAATGAatcgataaaaacaaataaaatgagaaTGGAGttcattatttctaattataaaaatgcattGTTAAATTTTGTCAATATTGACCATGTATATTGACAATATGTACcatgtatttttcattggaattatttatattgttctGTAACAATGAATAAAATCTACTGActtttatgatatttataacatatatatttatttatgcaattaaattttgtgtatgTAACAATGACATAGAATATGTTTTTTAAGCCACTCAATATAAacttaatacatttaaattggGTGccaaatataaatgtatactgTTCATTCTGAATGAGTTAAAGTTGATATAAGCGATACCACCTATTTGCATAGgataaaatttatacacatattttacaagaaatattaagtaaaatattgaaatgtaaaataaatagtggaatgttgtacatatttctattttttacaaGTGAACTATAACAACACAGTAACATTAGATACAGAGATTAATAAGTGCCATACAagtcatacatttttatattttttatatggctcaacattttatgtacatgGATTAGTGTATATCTTCTGGATTAAACATTCCCTGCAAAGTAAAATTAGAAAGACTAGTTAACAAATTACTtcttcttaataaaaatacttgttaATAGTAACTAACAAGtgatttaaatacaataaatatttctaatatgcATTTAACACATTCAGGTACCTCCCTTCAGGAGTcaccaacatttttttaaattttattttgaaccaCACTCATAGGTTGTCATCAATCCTGAATGTGTTAATGGTAAAataccaattaataatttacattataaatgtaatcTTACCTTGGCACGTCTTAGAATGGAGTCTTTACTGGCATCATATGGATGATCTTTACTGGGAATTTCTAAGACTGATGGTATAGGTTGTGTATGACTATCAATTACATGACGAATCATTTCTGCAACCTGAAATAAGTACATAAAATGTTAACTTAGAAAAGTGTTaactttcaaaaatgtttatttaataacgaaatagAGCAATGTAAcacattataattattgtaacataCATGCAAAACTTACGTTTTGGTTGATAAGTATAATATCAATATCATCTCGTTtaataaatcgtttaaatGTATCTTCTATGTCACTTACTGCTGTATCTGTAAGTAATACAGGTATGATTTTACACACTGTGATAttaagattaaataaaattttatataaaataaaatgtaacagtGCATACTTTTATCTACAACCATAAAGTTGGGTTGACGATGTTTATTAATCTCGCCTACTCCGCCCAAGAGGAATCCAACACAAGTATCCTAAAATGatactattataaataatcattgaatgtaaaacgtaatttgatatacaatttatttacctcATCTCCAATCACTGCAAGAAGCTTGCCCTTTCCAGCAGAATGAAGAGCCATTACTACGAAAGGAATAAGAATAACGGATAAGATTTAACAAAACAATTGTGTCGAATGCAACGATTCCTGAAGGTGCATCAGCTGACAAGTCACACCTATAGATTTAAGTTACACGACATCACGTGCCAAACTTGTCCAATTGATGAATATAGGAGAAGGACTGGGGAGGATAGTgataaagtttatattttatctaacGAGACAATGAATTCTGGTAACAAACCCAGTTGATTTACTACATGGCCGTTTCAACACGTTCAACTCATTCAACATATTCGAAAATGCGAAATACTATTACTTTCTGTTGATGGTTCTAACAgttccaattattttttaatagaaaacttGATATCGAGTTTTCGATCATTTGTCgaatcttataaatatttgtggtCTTGACACACTATGGGCTACACCACAAGACAACTAAAAACACTGGACCAATAAgattctgttgcaagtcatGTGGCTTTGTGACCATGTGACCACAATCTATTGTTTTACTATAGGAAGCATAACATAACGTTGTCGTAACTTATCTCTTTCTAATATTACCTTTCGAAAAAAGATACAGCGATAGTGTACTTGATAGAAATAATGGGCATTAACAGTCGATTATAAAACGTGGAAATCCATATTATTGAAAATCCTTATTAGGTACACATACACGTACCTCTTACTTATTCAGCTGTATTTCTGTCGAAATGGTTATTTTTAACTGTTTCGTCTATTATATAGTTacatagaaaaacaaaatgacaCTCGTGTTAACAAATCAAAACTCCTTGATAAAATAGTGGACTAGAAACGTGTAATAACTTCAAAACTACTTTTCTATATACGTAAACGTGTATTATCCGTATGCTTTTAGTTGTGTTTTTGCACATGTGTATAAGGCATAAGTAACATAAGTTCTGTGTGCCTGTGCAtctaatatattatgtatgtcGTAAAGTGGGAAACGGAAGCTTGTGTTAAATCTAATAGTTTTAACCATTGTTCTATATTTTGATATGTAAAACACAGAATTCAGTGATTGTTAAAGAATTCTCGCAGAATTAAATATACGTTCTAGAATTaccgttattaattatatcatttgGGTTATGATGTTATGGAATTTGAAACTCGCAAAAGAttattgtgtattttttttaccgaATACAGCTATAAATATGACTACTCGTAATACATattgattttcattaaatataaagtagattttacatttaattaggTTTTGATGTTATTAACTTGCAAATCTTGACTGTTGCGACGAGCATAACCCTAAGCAAATATCagtcaatattttaacaaagtaTTCTTGTATATTAAGTGACCTCGATAATGTTCAATCATTAGTCTATCAGCACGAATTTGTTAtcgaatgtattttttctaattttattttttagggATTACATTTTATCAACGTCTGTACACATTATCTGAAAATGTGTGATATTGATGGATAGAAAATacagtacaaaaatatgtcatttatgaatgatgatagatacaaaaaaatggTTTCTAAAGAAATCATACAAACACCATGTACGATTGAAGAGAGTTCAACAGAGTTTATGGTTCTACCTAAATATGAACACATAGAAGAAACACTGGTAACAGAATATTGAATACTTcaacatacatatttaaacatatttaaacaatattctttGTGTGAATTATAtgttttacttaaattttgtatttactttaaCATTGATTATGAATAATGTGTATAGGTTGTTGGTGAAGAAATAGTTGTTGATGAAAATATGGACATAAATCAACAAATCTCTGAAGGAACTATTTGTGAAccaaaagaatattttgaagcAAGTATAGAAACAACAATGCCTGTTGAATATGTTGACGAATCTATGTCATTATCAagaagtaatataaataaacaaaagtggCTTCGAAATCATAGCtataaacatgaaatattgttaTCAGAGACAGAGGATAGCGACCCTGAAATagcttataataaaataacatgcGACGATCAATATGGAGATGAAGAAACAATTGCTACATTTGTAACTGCCGCTGGTCAACAACTAGCACTGTATGCAGTTGAAGATTCCGATGAAATTTTTGCTGTAGCAATGTATGATGAATCTGGTGAACCTCCAACAAATTTTCAGTTTCTTATGAAAGCAGATGTTGAAAGATTAATAGGAGAAGGTGCTGTTAGAACTGTAAAGAAAccaacacaaataaaaaaacaattattgacTACACAACCACCAATGTTTTTTCCCAAATGTGAACAAGCAAATCGCATACCATTCCataatgaaaatggaattttatcaAGAGAAATTCGAAGgatacaaaaagaagaaaatacatgGGAAGAAAATTCAACTTTGATAGAAGATTCtgatttgaatttaaatgtaaaagaagTTCCTAACATTATGTATTCAGCTGATAACAAACAAACAGATGTAGCATACTTAATGATGGATGATTGTTCTGTAAATATGGATAATTCTGAAGATTGTCAGGAAGACAACGAGAGTGATAATGAGATTATAGAACAATCAACAGTACAGTATATTCTATTTGAGGGTGATCAATCCGATTCTGAACTAACATTCGACGAAATACAGGCtactcttaaaaattttaaaacggCCGAATCGAAATCATCGAAAAAGCAACCAACTAAAAAAGGCAGTAGAAACCATGATAACTTCGCAAATATTAAAGAGatcaattatgaaaattcattgtCTCAGAACTCAAATTCCAATTTGTCTAATCACAATTCCAACACTTTAATGGAGAGaaagttaaatttaatagaaaatcaaGGAGAACTAGAAACACTAGCGGAATCGACTATGGATGCAATGTCGAATACTACGAACTTAGATCTATCAAACGGTTCCATTGAATGTACATCACCGAAATCAACACAAATGCAATGTAAAACTAAAAGATCTCGGaaacaacaattaattttcgtgaATCGTGAAGATTcggaaataattatacaacCAGCGTCTCTTTTGTGTGAGGAAGATAACAATGTTAGGAAAAGgggaaaacgaaagagaagaGTTGTAGGTCATTCTGGGTATCGTCAAAGACATAGCGACTCGAAAAGATTAAAAAGGATTAAACACAAAGAAGTTGAAATTATCGAAATTGATgtcgacgaagaagaaagtaTACTGCAATCTAAAAGGGATGTTGTTGAGATAACCATAGATGATACtaaagataaatattctagcgataaagaaaacgaaattatcATGGTAGGAGATTCAGATGATGAATCACAGCAGGCAAATTCAAAAACAATGTTACTGCAATGTGAACATTGTTCAAGGAACTTCAGGCAACAAAGAGCTTTAGAAACCCATTTACGAGTTTGCTCAAAATCACCATCAAATACAATTCGGTTTGACGAACAGAAAGTAAAGCATGCAAATAGATCAGGCGAAAATACGATTAAGAAACAATATGCTTGTAAAATATGTCAGACAAAATTCGATGTGGTGGTAGCTTTAGCTCGTCATGTACGTTCAGAACATTCACAACGGAAGAAACGTAGATTTAGTGACTCGTCGGTTGAACAACCATCCATAAAAgtcgaaaaaaagaaggagC
It contains:
- the LOC128874055 gene encoding V-type proton ATPase subunit F, whose product is MALHSAGKGKLLAVIGDEDTCVGFLLGGVGEINKHRQPNFMVVDKNTAVSDIEDTFKRFIKRDDIDIILINQNVAEMIRHVIDSHTQPIPSVLEIPSKDHPYDASKDSILRRAKGMFNPEDIH
- the LOC128874047 gene encoding zinc finger protein 37 homolog → MSFMNDDRYKKMVSKEIIQTPCTIEESSTEFMVLPKYEHIEETLVVGEEIVVDENMDINQQISEGTICEPKEYFEASIETTMPVEYVDESMSLSRSNINKQKWLRNHSYKHEILLSETEDSDPEIAYNKITCDDQYGDEETIATFVTAAGQQLALYAVEDSDEIFAVAMYDESGEPPTNFQFLMKADVERLIGEGAVRTVKKPTQIKKQLLTTQPPMFFPKCEQANRIPFHNENGILSREIRRIQKEENTWEENSTLIEDSDLNLNVKEVPNIMYSADNKQTDVAYLMMDDCSVNMDNSEDCQEDNESDNEIIEQSTVQYILFEGDQSDSELTFDEIQATLKNFKTAESKSSKKQPTKKGSRNHDNFANIKEINYENSLSQNSNSNLSNHNSNTLMERKLNLIENQGELETLAESTMDAMSNTTNLDLSNGSIECTSPKSTQMQCKTKRSRKQQLIFVNREDSEIIIQPASLLCEEDNNVRKRGKRKRRVVGHSGYRQRHSDSKRLKRIKHKEVEIIEIDVDEEESILQSKRDVVEITIDDTKDKYSSDKENEIIMVGDSDDESQQANSKTMLLQCEHCSRNFRQQRALETHLRVCSKSPSNTIRFDEQKVKHANRSGENTIKKQYACKICQTKFDVVVALARHVRSEHSQRKKRRFSDSSVEQPSIKVEKKKEPVEPKKQLTMIKKIKRKRSQRLNCTWEVKKLSCSDCGRWFPSAALLMAHCLQHGTKKSDRIHRCHVCQKLIKSRLRFVQHLKQHGNIQKNTKSIANIQKKLHTTRSVTSKITTLRKRGRPRKL